Proteins found in one Hypericibacter terrae genomic segment:
- the nuoH gene encoding NADH-quinone oxidoreductase subunit NuoH, which yields MTDFFINYLGLYLGTFVALVLLILFIVVPLLGAVAYLTYAERKVMAAMQLRRGPNVVGPFGLGQPIADGLKLLFKETIIPTGANRVVFIAAPMLTFILALVAWAVIPFDEGMVLANINVGILYLFAISSLGVYGIVMAGWASNSKYPFLGALRSAAQMVSYEVSIGFVIVTVLLCVGSLNLSAIVDAQRTVWFCIPLFPMFVIFFISALAETNRAPFDLPESESELVAGYFSEYSSMTFALFFLGEYANMILMSASTTVLFLGGWLPPVGIAPFTWIPGWIWFFLKISLVLFGFLWVRATFPRYRYDQLMRLGWKVFLPFTLFWVVLTAGVLVTFGWLPHHG from the coding sequence ATGACTGATTTCTTCATCAATTATCTCGGGCTTTATCTCGGCACCTTTGTCGCCCTGGTGCTGCTGATCCTCTTCATCGTGGTGCCCTTGTTGGGAGCGGTCGCCTATCTGACCTATGCGGAGCGCAAGGTGATGGCGGCGATGCAGCTGCGCCGCGGCCCCAATGTGGTCGGCCCCTTCGGCCTGGGGCAGCCAATCGCCGACGGGCTGAAGCTGCTGTTCAAGGAAACCATCATCCCGACCGGCGCCAACCGCGTGGTGTTCATCGCGGCGCCGATGCTGACCTTCATCCTGGCGCTGGTCGCCTGGGCGGTGATTCCGTTCGATGAAGGCATGGTGCTCGCCAACATCAATGTCGGCATCCTCTATCTTTTCGCGATCTCCTCGCTCGGCGTCTATGGCATCGTCATGGCGGGTTGGGCCAGCAACTCGAAATACCCCTTCCTGGGCGCGCTGCGATCGGCGGCGCAGATGGTCTCCTACGAGGTCTCGATCGGCTTCGTGATCGTGACGGTGCTGCTCTGCGTGGGCTCGCTCAATCTCTCGGCCATCGTCGACGCGCAGCGAACGGTGTGGTTTTGCATCCCGCTGTTCCCGATGTTCGTGATCTTTTTCATCTCGGCCCTGGCGGAAACCAACCGCGCCCCCTTCGATCTGCCGGAATCGGAATCCGAACTGGTGGCGGGATATTTCTCCGAATATTCGTCGATGACCTTCGCGCTCTTCTTCCTCGGCGAATATGCCAACATGATCCTGATGAGCGCCTCGACCACGGTGCTCTTCCTCGGCGGCTGGCTGCCGCCGGTGGGGATCGCGCCCTTCACCTGGATTCCGGGCTGGATCTGGTTCTTCCTGAAGATCTCGCTGGTCCTGTTCGGCTTCCTCTGGGTCCGCGCCACCTTCCCGCGCTACCGCTACGACCAGCTGATGCGGCTGGGCTGGAAGGTCTTTCTGCCGTTCACGCTGTTCTGGGTGGTGCTGACGGCCGGCGTCCTGGTGACGTTCGGCTGGCTGCCCCATCACGGTTGA
- the nuoI gene encoding NADH-quinone oxidoreductase subunit NuoI, whose product MSVLQRSAKSLLLSELLSGLGLTFRYMFRPRVTINYPYEKGPLSPRFRGEHALRRYPNGEERCIACKLCEAICPAQAITIEGEPRDDGSRRTTRYDIDMTKCIYCGLCQEACPVDAIVEGPNYEFATETHEELLYNKQKLLENGDRWESQLAANIIADAPYR is encoded by the coding sequence ATGTCCGTCCTGCAACGCAGCGCCAAGTCCCTGCTGCTGTCCGAGCTGCTCTCGGGCCTTGGACTGACTTTCCGCTACATGTTCCGCCCGCGGGTCACGATCAATTATCCCTATGAGAAGGGTCCGCTCAGCCCGCGCTTCCGGGGCGAGCATGCGCTGCGCCGCTATCCGAACGGCGAAGAGCGCTGCATCGCCTGCAAGCTCTGTGAGGCGATCTGCCCGGCCCAGGCCATCACCATCGAGGGCGAGCCCCGGGACGACGGCAGCCGGCGCACCACGCGCTACGACATCGACATGACCAAATGCATCTACTGCGGCCTCTGCCAGGAGGCCTGCCCGGTCGATGCCATCGTCGAGGGCCCGAACTACGAGTTCGCGACGGAGACCCATGAGGAGCTGCTCTACAACAAGCAGAAGCTGCTCGAGAACGGCGATCGGTGGGAGTCGCAGCTCGCGGCCAACATCATCGCCGATGCGCCTTATCGGTGA
- a CDS encoding NADH-quinone oxidoreductase subunit J has product MIVQSLAFYLFAAITLASGVMVIASRNPVHSVLFLILAFFNSAGLFILMGAEFLAMILIVVYVGAVAVLFLFVVMMLDINFAELRSGFATYLPIGGFIGLILVAELLIVVGAWVIAPGAPQASVSPTPSGVTNTHALGQVLYTDYFYLFQTAGLILLVAMVGAIVLTLRRRDVRRQSISRQVSRRASETLEVKDVPTGSGV; this is encoded by the coding sequence ATGATCGTCCAATCGCTCGCCTTCTATCTCTTCGCGGCCATCACGCTGGCTTCCGGCGTGATGGTGATCGCGTCGCGCAACCCGGTCCATTCGGTGTTGTTCCTGATCCTGGCCTTCTTCAACTCGGCCGGCCTCTTCATCCTGATGGGCGCCGAGTTCCTGGCCATGATCCTGATCGTGGTCTATGTCGGCGCCGTCGCCGTGCTGTTCCTGTTCGTCGTCATGATGCTCGATATCAATTTCGCCGAGCTCCGCAGCGGTTTCGCGACCTATCTCCCGATCGGCGGCTTCATCGGGCTGATCCTGGTGGCTGAGCTGCTGATCGTGGTCGGCGCCTGGGTGATCGCACCGGGGGCACCGCAGGCGTCGGTTTCACCCACGCCCTCGGGCGTGACCAACACCCATGCCCTGGGGCAGGTGCTCTATACCGACTATTTCTACCTGTTCCAGACGGCGGGCCTGATCCTGCTGGTCGCCATGGTCGGCGCCATCGTGCTGACGCTCCGCCGTCGCGACGTGCGCCGGCAGTCGATCTCGCGCCAGGTGTCGCGCCGGGCCTCGGAAACGCTTGAAGTCAAGGACGTGCCGACGGGGAGCGGCGTCTAA
- the nuoK gene encoding NADH-quinone oxidoreductase subunit NuoK, whose protein sequence is MQIGLSHYLAVAAILFALGFFGIFLNRKNVIIILMSIELMLLAVNINLVSFSVFLNDMVGQVFAMFVLTVAAAEAAIGLAILVVYFRNRGSIAVEDINMMKG, encoded by the coding sequence ATGCAGATCGGTCTCAGTCATTATCTTGCCGTCGCCGCGATCCTGTTCGCGCTGGGCTTCTTCGGCATTTTCCTCAACCGGAAGAACGTGATCATCATCCTGATGTCGATCGAGCTGATGCTGCTGGCCGTCAATATCAACCTGGTTTCGTTCTCGGTCTTCCTCAACGACATGGTCGGCCAGGTCTTCGCCATGTTCGTGTTGACGGTCGCGGCGGCCGAGGCGGCGATCGGCCTGGCGATCCTGGTGGTCTATTTCCGCAACCGGGGATCGATCGCCGTCGAAGACATCAACATGATGAAGGGTTGA
- the nuoL gene encoding NADH-quinone oxidoreductase subunit L → MDVAIVFLPLLAAVIAGCFGRLIGDRASQFVTCGALLISAVLAGFVFVDVAFDGNVRTTELFTWFKSGEFTTSWTIHVDTLTAVMLVVVTGVSSMVHVYSVGYMAEDSSIPRFMAYLSLFTFFMLMLVTASDFMQLFFGWEGVGLCSYLLIGFWYDRPAANAAAIKAFIVNRVGDFGFALGIMGVFLVFRSVDFATVFGAAPSMVGTSIDFLGMKVDTMTTLCLLLFVGAMGKSAQLGLHTWLPDAMEGPTPVSALIHAATMVTAGVFMVCRLSPMFELAPHALAVVTIVGASTAIFAATIGLCQNDIKRVIAYSTCSQLGYMFFAAGVSAYGAAMFHLFTHAFFKALLFLGSGSVIHAMHHEQDMRKMGGIWKLIPITYALMWIGSLALAGIGIPGVFGFAGFYSKDIMVESAWAAHSGVGQYAFWLGIAAALMTAFYSWRLLLMTFHGKPHADHHTMEHVHESPWVMLVPLFVLAIGATFGGIVFYDYFVGHHMAAFWGGSLKVLEGHDTIEAAHESPLWVELAPLAMGLVGIALAYLFYSLRPELPATMVRNFGAIYRFLYNKWYFDELYDFLFVRPAHYLAYGLWKQGDGALIDGLGPDGVSAVTRNLARRAGRLQSGYVYHYAFVMLIGVVLFITWYLFVQAR, encoded by the coding sequence ATGGATGTCGCTATCGTCTTCCTGCCGCTTCTGGCCGCGGTCATCGCCGGCTGTTTCGGCCGGCTGATCGGGGATCGCGCCTCGCAATTCGTGACCTGCGGCGCGCTGCTGATCTCAGCCGTCCTGGCGGGCTTCGTGTTTGTCGACGTGGCGTTCGACGGCAATGTGCGCACCACCGAGCTCTTCACCTGGTTCAAGTCGGGCGAGTTCACCACGTCCTGGACGATCCATGTCGACACGCTCACCGCCGTCATGCTGGTGGTGGTGACCGGTGTCTCCTCGATGGTCCATGTCTATTCGGTCGGCTACATGGCCGAAGACAGCTCGATTCCGCGCTTCATGGCCTATCTCAGCCTCTTCACTTTCTTCATGCTGATGCTGGTGACGGCCAGCGACTTCATGCAGCTGTTCTTCGGCTGGGAAGGGGTGGGGCTCTGCTCCTACCTGCTGATCGGCTTCTGGTACGACCGGCCCGCGGCCAATGCCGCGGCGATCAAGGCCTTCATCGTCAACCGGGTCGGCGATTTCGGTTTCGCGCTCGGCATCATGGGCGTGTTCCTGGTGTTCCGGTCGGTCGACTTCGCCACCGTCTTCGGCGCCGCGCCGTCGATGGTCGGCACCTCGATCGACTTCCTCGGCATGAAGGTGGACACCATGACCACCCTCTGCCTGCTGCTGTTCGTGGGCGCCATGGGCAAGTCGGCGCAACTCGGGCTCCATACCTGGCTGCCGGACGCGATGGAAGGCCCGACCCCGGTCTCGGCCCTGATCCATGCCGCCACCATGGTGACGGCCGGCGTCTTCATGGTCTGCCGTCTCTCGCCGATGTTCGAGCTGGCGCCTCATGCGCTGGCCGTCGTCACCATCGTCGGCGCCTCGACCGCGATCTTCGCCGCGACCATCGGGCTCTGCCAGAACGACATCAAGCGCGTCATCGCCTATTCGACCTGCAGCCAGCTCGGCTACATGTTCTTCGCCGCCGGCGTCTCGGCCTACGGCGCGGCGATGTTCCACCTCTTCACCCACGCCTTCTTCAAGGCGCTGCTGTTCCTCGGCTCCGGCTCCGTGATCCACGCCATGCATCACGAGCAGGACATGCGCAAGATGGGCGGGATCTGGAAGCTGATCCCGATCACCTATGCCCTGATGTGGATCGGCAGCCTGGCGCTCGCCGGCATCGGTATCCCGGGCGTGTTCGGCTTCGCCGGCTTCTACTCCAAGGACATCATGGTGGAGTCGGCCTGGGCGGCCCACAGCGGGGTGGGGCAATATGCCTTCTGGCTCGGCATCGCCGCGGCGCTGATGACCGCCTTCTATTCATGGCGCCTGCTGCTCATGACCTTCCATGGCAAGCCGCATGCGGACCATCACACCATGGAGCATGTCCATGAATCGCCCTGGGTGATGCTGGTACCGCTGTTCGTGCTGGCGATCGGCGCCACCTTCGGCGGCATCGTCTTCTATGATTACTTCGTCGGCCACCACATGGCCGCGTTCTGGGGCGGCTCCCTGAAGGTTCTCGAAGGCCACGACACGATCGAGGCGGCCCATGAATCGCCGCTCTGGGTCGAGTTGGCGCCTCTGGCGATGGGCCTCGTCGGCATCGCGCTCGCCTATCTGTTCTACAGCTTGCGGCCGGAGCTGCCGGCGACGATGGTGCGGAATTTCGGCGCGATCTACCGCTTCCTCTACAACAAGTGGTATTTCGACGAGCTCTACGACTTCCTGTTCGTTCGTCCGGCGCATTATCTCGCCTATGGCCTCTGGAAACAGGGCGATGGCGCGTTGATCGACGGGCTGGGGCCCGACGGCGTCTCGGCCGTGACCCGGAATCTGGCCCGGCGGGCCGGACGGCTCCAGTCCGGTTACGTCTATCACTACGCGTTCGTCATGCTGATCGGCGTGGTCCTGTTCATCACCTGGTATCTCTTCGTGCAGGCGCGCTAG
- a CDS encoding NADH-quinone oxidoreductase subunit M, which produces MFSGLPILSLVTFLPLVGAFFIFLIRGEPEVVARNARNVALLTSVVTFLLSLELWFGFDRGSADFQFVEKADWIPQFGIAYHMGVDGISVLFVLLSTLLTPICILSSWEAITVRVKEYMIAFLALETLMVGMFCALDFVVFYMFFEGVLIPMFLIIGIWGGPRRVYASFKFFLYTLLGSVLMLLAILAIYFELHTTDIPTALVHQFAPSLQTWLWLAFFASFAVKVPMWPVHTWLPDAHVEAPTAGSVILAGVLLKMGAYGFIRFSVPMLPDGSAFFTPLIYTLSFIAVIYASLVALAQEDMKKLIAYSSVAHMGFVTVGIFTLTQQGIEGALFQMLSHGIVSSALFLCVGVVYDRMHSREIARYGGLVHRMPRYAAAFMLFMLASVGLPGTSGFIGEFLVMVGAFQASSWVAFLIATGMILGAAYMLWLYRRIIFGKLEKPDLQSILDLSWREVAVFAPLAVLVLWMGIYPVSFLEFMSPTVEKLLAQHQAALSSPPAPGMADMIQSSWKTLTMALD; this is translated from the coding sequence ATGTTCAGCGGTCTCCCCATCCTCTCGCTCGTCACGTTCCTGCCGCTGGTAGGGGCCTTCTTCATTTTTCTGATCCGCGGCGAGCCCGAGGTCGTCGCGCGCAATGCCCGCAATGTGGCGCTCCTGACCTCGGTCGTGACCTTCCTGCTGTCGCTCGAGCTCTGGTTCGGATTCGACCGCGGCAGCGCCGACTTCCAGTTCGTCGAGAAGGCCGACTGGATCCCGCAGTTCGGGATCGCCTATCACATGGGCGTGGACGGCATCTCGGTCCTGTTCGTGCTGCTGTCGACCCTGCTGACGCCGATCTGCATCCTGTCGAGCTGGGAAGCCATCACGGTTCGCGTCAAGGAATACATGATCGCGTTCCTTGCGCTCGAGACGCTGATGGTGGGCATGTTCTGCGCCCTCGATTTCGTGGTCTTCTACATGTTCTTCGAAGGCGTCCTGATCCCGATGTTCCTGATCATCGGGATCTGGGGCGGGCCGCGGCGCGTCTATGCTTCCTTCAAGTTCTTCCTCTATACGCTTCTGGGTTCGGTGCTGATGCTGCTGGCGATCCTCGCCATCTATTTCGAGCTGCACACGACCGATATCCCGACCGCCCTGGTTCACCAGTTCGCGCCGTCCCTGCAGACCTGGTTGTGGCTGGCCTTCTTCGCTTCCTTCGCGGTCAAGGTGCCGATGTGGCCGGTCCATACCTGGCTGCCCGATGCCCATGTCGAAGCGCCGACGGCGGGCTCGGTCATTCTGGCGGGCGTCCTGTTGAAGATGGGCGCCTATGGCTTCATCCGTTTTTCGGTCCCCATGCTGCCCGACGGATCGGCCTTTTTCACGCCGCTGATCTATACCCTTTCGTTCATTGCGGTGATCTATGCCTCGCTGGTGGCGCTGGCCCAGGAGGACATGAAGAAGCTGATTGCCTATTCCTCCGTGGCTCATATGGGTTTCGTCACGGTCGGCATCTTCACCCTGACCCAGCAGGGCATCGAAGGCGCGCTGTTCCAGATGCTCAGCCACGGCATCGTGTCGAGCGCGCTCTTCTTGTGCGTCGGCGTGGTCTATGACCGCATGCACAGCCGCGAGATCGCGCGCTATGGCGGCCTGGTCCATCGCATGCCCCGCTATGCCGCGGCATTTATGCTCTTCATGCTGGCCTCGGTCGGGCTGCCCGGCACCAGCGGATTCATCGGCGAGTTCCTGGTCATGGTCGGCGCCTTCCAGGCCAGCAGCTGGGTCGCCTTCCTGATCGCGACCGGCATGATCCTGGGCGCCGCCTACATGCTGTGGCTCTATCGGCGCATCATCTTCGGCAAGCTCGAAAAACCCGATCTGCAGTCGATCCTGGATCTGAGCTGGCGCGAGGTCGCCGTCTTCGCGCCGCTGGCGGTGCTGGTGCTCTGGATGGGCATCTACCCCGTCTCCTTCCTGGAGTTCATGTCGCCCACGGTCGAGAAACTGCTGGCCCAGCATCAGGCGGCGTTATCCAGCCCGCCGGCGCCAGGCATGGCGGACATGATCCAGAGTTCCTGGAAGACCTTGACCATGGCCTTGGACTAA
- the nuoN gene encoding NADH-quinone oxidoreductase subunit NuoN, with protein sequence MMNQSLLLALPEIVIAASGLLLLMFGVFRRGVSTRAVSWLVVAVLIVATILVLTAPGQTGHAFGGLFVTDRYAVFVKVLVLLSAAVAMIMSLGYIEREQMAQFEFPVLLLFSTLGMMLMISANDLISLYVGLELQSLALYVIAAFRRDTIRSTEAGLKYFVLSALSSAMLLYGSSLIYGFAGTTKFDGLATLLAGLGGAQPSLGLIVGLVFLIAGLAFKVSAFPFHMWTPDVYEGAPTPVTAFFSMAPKVAAIGLFGRVLIGPFGSAIGDWQQIIWFISFASMAFGAVAAINQRNIKRLMAYSSIANVGYALVGLAAGTPEGLSGMLIYMAIYVVMNAGAFAVILAMRQQGRMVEGLSDLAGLGKTQPLVAASFAIYMFSLAGIPPLAGFFGKFFVFRAAINAGLYWLAVLGVLASVVGAFYYIRIVKIMYFDEPREGFDKPVEWELAGVLTVSALALLLFFLLPLPLLAGADTAAAALFHG encoded by the coding sequence ATCATGAATCAATCTCTTCTCCTGGCTCTGCCCGAGATCGTGATCGCCGCTTCGGGGCTGCTGCTGCTGATGTTCGGCGTGTTTCGCCGCGGTGTTTCCACCCGCGCCGTCTCCTGGCTGGTGGTCGCGGTCCTGATCGTCGCCACGATCCTGGTGCTGACGGCGCCCGGCCAGACCGGCCATGCGTTCGGTGGCCTGTTCGTCACCGACCGGTATGCCGTCTTCGTCAAGGTTCTGGTGCTGCTGTCGGCCGCGGTCGCGATGATCATGTCGCTGGGCTATATCGAGCGCGAGCAGATGGCGCAATTCGAGTTCCCCGTGCTGCTGCTGTTCTCCACGCTCGGCATGATGCTGATGATTTCGGCCAACGATCTCATCTCGCTCTATGTCGGCCTCGAACTGCAGAGCCTGGCGCTCTATGTGATCGCCGCCTTCCGCCGCGACACGATCCGCTCCACCGAGGCAGGCCTCAAATATTTCGTTCTCAGCGCCCTCAGCTCCGCCATGCTGCTCTATGGCAGCTCGCTGATCTATGGTTTCGCCGGCACGACGAAATTCGACGGACTGGCCACGCTGCTCGCCGGACTGGGAGGGGCGCAGCCTTCGCTGGGCCTGATCGTCGGGCTCGTGTTCCTGATTGCGGGACTGGCCTTCAAGGTCTCGGCGTTTCCCTTCCATATGTGGACGCCCGACGTCTATGAAGGGGCGCCGACGCCGGTGACCGCCTTCTTCTCCATGGCGCCCAAAGTTGCCGCCATCGGCCTTTTCGGCCGCGTGCTGATCGGACCGTTCGGGTCGGCGATCGGCGATTGGCAGCAGATCATCTGGTTCATCTCCTTCGCCTCGATGGCGTTCGGCGCGGTCGCGGCCATCAATCAGCGCAACATCAAACGGCTGATGGCCTACAGCTCGATCGCCAATGTCGGCTACGCCCTGGTGGGCCTCGCCGCAGGAACGCCCGAAGGCCTCAGCGGCATGCTGATCTACATGGCGATCTATGTCGTGATGAATGCAGGCGCCTTCGCCGTCATCCTGGCGATGCGCCAGCAGGGCCGCATGGTCGAGGGTCTCTCGGACCTGGCCGGCTTGGGCAAGACCCAGCCGCTGGTGGCGGCATCGTTCGCGATCTACATGTTCTCGCTGGCCGGCATTCCGCCGCTGGCGGGCTTCTTCGGGAAATTCTTCGTCTTCCGGGCCGCGATCAATGCCGGACTCTATTGGCTTGCGGTCCTGGGCGTGCTGGCAAGCGTGGTGGGCGCCTTCTATTACATCCGCATCGTCAAGATCATGTATTTCGACGAGCCGCGCGAAGGCTTCGACAAGCCGGTGGAATGGGAGCTGGCGGGGGTCCTGACCGTGTCGGCCCTGGCCCTTCTCCTCTTCTTCCTTCTGCCCTTGCCGCTGCTGGCCGGGGCCGATACGGCCGCGGCCGCGCTGTTCCACGGATGA
- a CDS encoding biotin--[acetyl-CoA-carboxylase] ligase yields MTLGRPALPDFFRLHAHETIGSTMEECRRLAAEGAPEGSLVWAGEQTAGRGRRGRGWASPPGNLYLSLLLRPGLPPADGAKLGFVASLAMGGALAGLLPRSEERVRLKWPNDLLIDGRKTAGILLEGQPGPEGRLAWVILGIGVNVASFPSDTPYQATSLTAAGGPADPALLLAGFAARFPGCYDSFRREGFGPTRAAWMSRAAGIGQPIEVRLEQETVAGRFSTLDEEGRLWLDLPDGSRRSFTAGDVFFPGL; encoded by the coding sequence ATGACGCTGGGCCGTCCCGCACTCCCCGATTTCTTCCGCCTCCACGCCCACGAGACCATCGGCAGCACGATGGAGGAATGCCGGCGCCTGGCCGCCGAGGGGGCGCCCGAGGGTAGCCTGGTCTGGGCGGGCGAGCAGACGGCGGGGCGCGGACGGCGGGGGCGGGGCTGGGCCTCGCCGCCGGGCAATCTCTATCTCTCGCTGCTGCTGCGCCCCGGCCTGCCGCCGGCCGACGGCGCCAAGCTCGGTTTCGTGGCCTCGCTCGCCATGGGCGGGGCCCTGGCGGGCCTGCTGCCGCGGAGCGAAGAGCGGGTGCGGCTCAAATGGCCCAATGACCTGCTGATCGACGGCCGCAAGACGGCCGGCATCCTGCTGGAGGGGCAGCCGGGGCCGGAGGGGCGGCTGGCCTGGGTCATCCTCGGCATCGGGGTCAATGTGGCGAGTTTCCCGTCCGATACGCCCTACCAGGCGACCTCGCTGACGGCCGCCGGCGGCCCCGCCGACCCGGCCCTGCTGCTGGCGGGTTTTGCCGCGCGTTTCCCGGGATGTTACGACTCCTTCCGCCGGGAGGGCTTCGGGCCGACCCGGGCCGCCTGGATGAGCCGCGCGGCCGGGATCGGGCAGCCGATCGAAGTGAGGCTGGAGCAGGAGACCGTCGCGGGACGATTCTCGACCCTCGACGAGGAGGGCCGGCTCTGGCTCGACCTGCCCGACGGCAGCCGGCGCAGCTTCACCGCCGGCGACGTGTTCTTCCCGGGCCTTTGA
- a CDS encoding type III pantothenate kinase, with protein MLLAVNANNTNVKFAVYDGEALRGDWRLHTNPARTADEYLVWLNQLMGLSGLSIKDIDGTVIATVVPPTLFNLRQLCDRHFHTKPLIVGEPGVELGIKVLVDRPQEVGADRLANAVGGHLLFPDEAIVVVDFGTATTFDVIAESGDYCGGAIAPGINLSLEALHGATAKLPRIAVEKPPRVIGKDTLGAMQSGIYWGYISLIEGVVARIREEWGKPMRVIATGGLAPLFHGSTPVIERLEPEITMRGLVEIYRRNDGRRNAGRR; from the coding sequence ATGCTGCTCGCCGTCAACGCCAACAACACCAACGTGAAATTCGCCGTCTATGACGGCGAGGCGCTGCGCGGCGACTGGCGGCTCCATACCAACCCGGCGCGTACTGCCGACGAATATCTGGTCTGGCTCAATCAGCTGATGGGCCTTTCGGGGCTCAGCATCAAGGATATCGACGGCACAGTCATCGCCACCGTGGTGCCGCCCACGCTCTTCAATCTGCGCCAGCTCTGCGACCGGCATTTCCACACCAAGCCCCTCATCGTCGGGGAGCCGGGAGTCGAGCTCGGCATCAAGGTCCTGGTGGATCGTCCCCAGGAAGTGGGCGCCGACCGGCTCGCCAACGCCGTCGGCGGGCATCTGCTGTTTCCGGACGAGGCGATCGTCGTGGTCGATTTCGGCACCGCCACCACCTTCGACGTGATCGCGGAATCCGGAGACTATTGCGGCGGCGCGATCGCGCCCGGGATCAATCTCAGCCTCGAGGCGCTTCACGGCGCCACCGCCAAGCTGCCGCGCATCGCCGTCGAGAAGCCGCCGCGCGTCATCGGCAAGGACACGCTGGGGGCCATGCAATCCGGCATCTATTGGGGCTATATCAGCCTGATCGAAGGTGTCGTCGCCCGCATCCGTGAGGAATGGGGCAAGCCCATGCGCGTGATCGCCACCGGCGGCCTCGCGCCGCTGTTCCATGGTAGCACCCCCGTCATCGAGCGGCTCGAGCCGGAGATCACCATGCGCGGCCTGGTCGAGATCTATCGCCGCAACGACGGGCGCCGCAACGCCGGGCGCCGATGA